From one Sulfurimonas sp. HSL-3221 genomic stretch:
- the hemW gene encoding radical SAM family heme chaperone HemW, translating to MLLYVHIPFCDSKCHYCSFNSYVDKFALRRDYMAALGRQLEEEIERLGLPPESLETLFIGGGTPSTVAPELYAPLFARLQPYLKPGAEITSEANPNSATPEWLAGMHALGVNRISFGVQSFDPEKLKRLGRAHTPDQAVRAVTAARDAGFEHLSLDLIYGVAGDTKPLLAHDLEQAFALPVDHLSAYALTIEEGTPFSATPEVADEKLALTSWLFERIKAHGFEQYEISNFGRYRSRHNLGYWEYKPYIGLGAGAVGCIDTVRYYPHRDVEAYITDPLFRMSEPLDAEAVKTERLFLGLRSVVGVPEALLDPEELQRARWLEEEGKLRFEDGRFYNTDYLLSDEIVLYLQG from the coding sequence ATGCTTTTATATGTCCATATCCCGTTTTGCGACAGCAAGTGCCACTACTGCAGCTTCAACTCCTATGTCGACAAGTTCGCGCTGCGGCGCGATTACATGGCGGCGCTCGGACGGCAGCTGGAAGAGGAGATCGAACGGCTGGGCCTGCCGCCGGAGAGCCTTGAGACCCTGTTTATCGGCGGCGGCACCCCTTCGACGGTCGCGCCGGAGCTCTACGCCCCGCTTTTTGCACGGCTGCAGCCCTACCTGAAACCCGGTGCGGAGATCACCAGCGAGGCCAACCCCAACAGCGCGACCCCCGAGTGGCTTGCAGGCATGCACGCGCTCGGAGTGAACCGTATCAGTTTCGGGGTACAGAGTTTTGACCCGGAGAAGCTGAAACGGCTCGGACGCGCCCATACCCCCGACCAGGCGGTGCGTGCCGTCACCGCGGCACGTGACGCAGGCTTCGAACACCTCTCCCTCGACCTTATCTACGGCGTCGCCGGGGATACGAAACCGCTGTTGGCGCACGACCTGGAACAGGCGTTCGCCCTTCCCGTCGACCATCTCAGCGCCTACGCCCTCACCATCGAGGAGGGCACCCCCTTCTCCGCCACCCCGGAGGTCGCCGACGAAAAACTGGCATTGACCTCATGGCTCTTCGAGCGTATCAAAGCCCACGGTTTCGAACAGTACGAGATCTCCAATTTCGGCCGCTACCGCTCCCGCCACAACCTCGGCTACTGGGAATACAAACCCTACATCGGGCTGGGTGCCGGTGCCGTGGGCTGCATCGACACCGTCCGCTACTACCCCCACCGCGACGTTGAGGCCTACATCACCGACCCCCTTTTCCGCATGTCCGAGCCCCTCGATGCGGAGGCCGTCAAAACCGAGCGCCTCTTCCTCGGACTGCGCTCCGTCGTCGGCGTCCCCGAGGCGCTGCTCGACCCGGAAGAGCTGCAGCGCGCCCGCTGGCTCGAAGAGGAGGGAAAACTGCGCTTTGAAGACGGCCGTTTTTACAACACGGACTACCTGCTCAGCGACGAGATCGTCCTCTACCTCCAGGGATGA
- a CDS encoding helix-turn-helix domain-containing protein codes for MEHSDLFNILHNAVEAQGNGKKITQKEMASLLGVSMRTYQDWRLGNAKPQAARAVMQMLGKLEDDDIIRVVRKINRLEEAS; via the coding sequence ATGGAACACTCCGATCTTTTCAATATTCTGCACAATGCGGTGGAAGCCCAGGGCAACGGCAAGAAGATCACTCAAAAAGAGATGGCGTCGCTGCTCGGGGTCTCCATGCGCACCTATCAGGACTGGCGTTTGGGCAATGCAAAGCCGCAGGCTGCCAGGGCTGTCATGCAGATGCTGGGGAAGCTCGAAGACGACGACATCATCAGGGTCGTGCGAAAAATCAACCGATTGGAGGAAGCCTCATGA
- a CDS encoding outer membrane beta-barrel protein, translating to MKKIGSIAAALLLTSSLYAQQQGSNGFYVGAGIGLEAMPKHVDDGVGLAIKGGVELDNVLKNLGVEAELSTSLVAPEISNSNNKIDVTTLGVYATYTIDIPGSAFKVRPKFGLILPNLGDELHSRGDLAISGGIAGMYELNNQLDLYVEYVNTSEAMNNYMIGLAVNF from the coding sequence ATGAAAAAAATTGGATCAATCGCAGCAGCACTGCTGCTCACTTCTTCACTCTATGCCCAGCAGCAGGGCAGCAACGGTTTCTACGTTGGTGCGGGCATCGGTCTCGAAGCGATGCCGAAACATGTCGACGACGGCGTCGGTCTGGCGATCAAGGGCGGTGTCGAGCTCGACAACGTGCTGAAAAACCTTGGCGTGGAAGCGGAACTGAGTACATCACTGGTGGCACCGGAGATCAGTAACAGCAACAACAAGATCGATGTCACGACGCTCGGTGTTTATGCGACCTATACGATCGATATCCCGGGTTCCGCCTTCAAAGTCCGCCCGAAATTCGGTCTTATTCTCCCGAACCTCGGCGACGAGCTTCACTCGCGCGGCGATCTGGCGATCTCCGGCGGCATTGCCGGGATGTACGAGCTGAACAACCAGCTGGACCTCTACGTCGAGTACGTCAACACGTCCGAGGCGATGAACAACTATATGATCGGCCTGGCCGTCAACTTCTAA
- the tatC gene encoding twin-arginine translocase subunit TatC, producing the protein MFDELRPHLIELRKRLGISVLTLIGMFFIMFYFHEPLLEWMIHPLNDALLEVGKKSVNAANGMVTTNQVGGAFFVALKVAFFAAILGALPVILWQVWRFIAPGLYENEKKMILPFVFGGTTMFVVGVAFAYYIVTPFGFDFLITFGSFKFTPLINIEDYVGFFTKIMFGFGLAFELPVFAYFLALLGLVDDRQMTAFFKYAIVIIFIVAALLTPPDVLTQLLMAGPLIVLYGFSILIVKMVNPAPKEDDENDDEDEEEAVAPQNV; encoded by the coding sequence ATGTTTGACGAACTGCGTCCCCACCTTATAGAGCTGCGTAAACGCCTGGGCATCTCCGTCCTGACGCTGATCGGCATGTTCTTTATCATGTTCTATTTCCACGAGCCGCTGCTCGAATGGATGATCCACCCCCTCAACGACGCCCTGCTCGAAGTCGGCAAGAAGTCCGTCAACGCGGCCAACGGAATGGTGACGACCAACCAGGTCGGCGGGGCCTTCTTCGTCGCCCTGAAAGTCGCCTTCTTTGCGGCGATCCTCGGCGCGCTGCCGGTCATCCTCTGGCAGGTCTGGCGCTTCATCGCGCCGGGCCTCTACGAGAACGAAAAGAAGATGATCCTCCCCTTCGTCTTCGGCGGGACGACGATGTTCGTCGTTGGCGTTGCCTTCGCCTACTACATCGTCACCCCCTTCGGGTTCGACTTCCTCATCACCTTCGGTAGCTTCAAGTTCACCCCGCTGATCAACATCGAGGATTACGTCGGCTTCTTTACGAAGATCATGTTCGGCTTCGGTCTGGCGTTCGAACTCCCGGTCTTTGCCTACTTCCTGGCGCTGCTCGGCCTCGTCGACGATCGCCAGATGACGGCCTTCTTCAAGTACGCCATCGTCATCATCTTCATTGTCGCCGCCCTGCTCACGCCGCCGGACGTCCTGACGCAGCTGTTGATGGCCGGTCCGCTGATCGTGCTGTACGGCTTCTCCATCCTCATCGTCAAAATGGTCAATCCCGCACCGAAAGAGGATGATGAGAATGACGACGAGGACGAGGAAGAGGCCGTTGCCCCTCAGAACGTCTAG
- the folP gene encoding dihydropteroate synthase, with product MRVERLSTQSDIRALLARLDVDAGGRKILAAKAALHFIYIRDLHVGAANILKQDALSVGADLAVPKGTILAQTPRVDALLLATTRQLEELARKELAQPFGLKEVALELKRFAGVKKPAAAKIMGIVNTNEDSFFSGSRFKDAAAVERIETMIEEGAQIIDLGGVSSRPGSAAIPADEELERVKPVIDAAYAHRLYERADFSLDSYAPSVLSYALERGFNIVNDITGLADDAVAKLCGEYGATAVIMHMQGTPQTMQSQPQYDDLFGELGDFFESRIAKARAYGVEEIVLDVGIGFGKRLEHNLKLIRDLEHFRRFGYPLLVGASRKSMIAKIVPSEPSERLPGTLALHLEAVRNGAEIIRVHDVKAHAQALKIYEALYHL from the coding sequence GTGCGGGTTGAACGCCTCTCGACGCAGAGCGACATCCGGGCGCTGCTGGCGCGTCTCGACGTCGACGCCGGGGGACGGAAGATCCTCGCGGCCAAGGCGGCGCTGCACTTCATTTACATCCGAGACCTGCATGTCGGCGCGGCCAATATCCTCAAACAGGATGCCCTCTCCGTCGGGGCGGACCTGGCTGTGCCCAAGGGGACGATCCTGGCGCAGACCCCGCGGGTCGATGCCCTGCTGCTGGCGACGACGCGGCAGCTTGAAGAGCTCGCACGCAAGGAGCTGGCCCAGCCTTTCGGGCTCAAAGAAGTGGCTCTTGAGCTCAAGCGTTTTGCCGGGGTGAAAAAGCCCGCAGCGGCAAAGATTATGGGGATCGTCAATACCAACGAGGATAGCTTCTTCTCGGGGAGCCGTTTCAAAGACGCGGCCGCGGTCGAACGGATCGAAACGATGATCGAAGAGGGGGCGCAGATCATCGATCTCGGCGGGGTCTCCTCCCGGCCGGGGTCCGCGGCGATACCCGCAGACGAAGAGCTTGAACGGGTGAAACCCGTCATCGATGCGGCCTACGCCCACCGCCTCTACGAGCGTGCAGACTTCAGCCTCGACAGCTACGCCCCCTCGGTGCTCTCCTATGCACTCGAACGCGGTTTCAATATCGTCAACGACATTACCGGCCTGGCTGACGACGCGGTGGCAAAACTTTGCGGCGAATACGGCGCCACGGCGGTGATCATGCATATGCAGGGCACCCCGCAGACGATGCAGTCGCAGCCGCAGTACGACGACCTTTTCGGAGAGCTGGGCGACTTTTTCGAATCCCGTATTGCCAAAGCGAGGGCATACGGGGTCGAAGAGATCGTTCTCGACGTTGGTATCGGTTTCGGAAAGCGCCTGGAACACAACCTCAAACTCATTCGCGATCTGGAGCACTTCAGACGCTTCGGCTACCCGCTGCTCGTCGGGGCCAGCCGTAAGTCGATGATTGCTAAAATTGTTCCCTCTGAACCATCCGAACGGTTACCGGGAACACTGGCTCTGCATCTCGAAGCCGTGCGCAACGGCGCCGAGATCATACGGGTGCATGACGTCAAGGCGCATGCACAGGCGCTGAAGATTTACGAGGCGCTGTATCACTTATAA
- a CDS encoding DNA polymerase III subunit delta', producing MSSFERSHIILAEEIEERFEAFKKAVHPSRVVGFVRDDFLIEDAKAVIAEAYISEASLKYVVLAAKQFNVYSQNALLKLLEEPPTNIALVIIAPSKSVLLPTVRSRLPILNELSGEAPQGVELTLGSLDLGALYGFVTSVGRMDRHESKALIERLFYQASVVEKLPLSTEQLDAFARAFRLLEVNARLQNVLLTVLMPFLPEQRRAG from the coding sequence ATGAGTAGTTTCGAACGCAGCCACATCATCCTCGCCGAGGAGATCGAGGAGCGCTTCGAGGCTTTCAAGAAGGCGGTGCACCCGAGCCGCGTCGTCGGTTTCGTACGTGACGATTTCCTGATCGAGGACGCCAAAGCGGTGATCGCCGAAGCCTATATCAGCGAGGCGTCGCTGAAATACGTCGTGTTGGCGGCGAAACAGTTCAACGTCTACTCCCAGAACGCCCTGCTCAAACTGCTTGAAGAACCCCCTACCAATATCGCCCTCGTCATTATCGCGCCGAGCAAGTCGGTGCTGCTGCCGACGGTGCGTTCGCGCCTGCCGATTCTCAACGAACTCTCCGGCGAAGCGCCGCAGGGTGTAGAACTGACACTGGGATCGCTCGACCTGGGGGCGCTGTACGGGTTCGTCACCTCGGTGGGACGGATGGACCGCCACGAGTCCAAGGCGCTGATCGAGCGGCTTTTCTACCAGGCGAGCGTTGTCGAGAAACTGCCGCTCAGCACGGAGCAGCTTGACGCTTTCGCACGGGCATTTCGCCTTCTGGAAGTAAACGCCCGGCTGCAGAACGTCCTGTTGACGGTACTGATGCCCTTTCTGCCGGAGCAGCGTCGTGCGGGTTGA
- a CDS encoding peptidylprolyl isomerase: MRKFFAFTILFLAAAVLFGVPAKHPHVLLKTNQGTIELEIREDLAPLAAENFLTHVKEGYYDGIIFHRIIKGFMIQGGDPTGTGRGGESIWHKPFKNEYAPNVIFDKPGILAMANAGRNTNGSQFFITTAGAPWLNGGYTIFGYVVKGMDVVYKLEGVRTGRQDRPLEAQTILKASVAE; the protein is encoded by the coding sequence ATGCGAAAATTTTTCGCCTTTACCATCCTCTTTCTTGCTGCAGCAGTCCTCTTCGGCGTGCCGGCCAAACACCCCCATGTCCTTCTGAAAACGAACCAGGGAACGATCGAACTCGAGATCCGTGAAGACCTTGCCCCCCTGGCGGCGGAAAACTTCCTCACCCACGTCAAAGAAGGCTACTATGACGGAATCATCTTCCACCGTATCATCAAGGGCTTCATGATCCAGGGCGGCGACCCGACCGGTACCGGCCGCGGCGGCGAGTCTATCTGGCACAAACCTTTCAAAAACGAGTATGCACCCAACGTCATCTTCGACAAGCCGGGTATCCTCGCCATGGCCAATGCCGGGCGCAACACCAACGGCAGCCAGTTCTTCATTACGACGGCGGGGGCCCCCTGGCTCAATGGCGGCTACACGATCTTCGGTTATGTTGTGAAAGGGATGGATGTCGTTTATAAACTGGAAGGGGTTCGTACCGGCAGACAGGACCGTCCGCTGGAAGCGCAGACGATCCTCAAGGCGAGCGTCGCCGAGTAA
- a CDS encoding aspartate kinase — MLIVQKYGGTSVGDLERIQNVANRVAKTVKEGNDVVVVVSAMSGETNKLVAYAEHYSDNPQREEVDMLLSSGERVTAALLSIALNEMGFPAESMSGRRAGIVTDTVHTKARIEHIDPTPMRRALGEGKVVVVAGFQGVNELGRVTTLGRGGSDLSAVAIAGALEADLCEIYTDVDGIYTTDPRIEPKAKKLEQISYDEMLELASLGAKVLQNRSVELAKKLNVNLVTRSSFSDAEGTLITKEENIMEKPLVSGVALDRNQARISLGGVVDRPGIASDIFGKLAASNVNIDMIIQTLGHDDSTNLDFTVPMNELGDAKKVVETFIEKGEIKEASYDEKICKVSIVGVGMKSHTGVAAKAFASMAAENINIMMISTSEIKVSMVIDEKYAELAVRALHNVYELEK; from the coding sequence ATGCTGATTGTTCAGAAATACGGTGGTACGAGCGTTGGCGACCTGGAGCGCATCCAGAACGTCGCCAACCGCGTTGCCAAAACGGTCAAAGAGGGGAATGACGTCGTCGTCGTCGTTTCGGCGATGAGCGGCGAGACCAACAAACTGGTCGCCTATGCCGAGCACTACAGCGACAACCCCCAGCGCGAAGAGGTGGATATGCTGCTGAGCTCCGGCGAACGGGTGACGGCGGCGCTGCTCTCCATCGCGCTCAATGAAATGGGGTTCCCGGCAGAGTCCATGAGCGGCCGCAGGGCGGGGATCGTGACCGATACGGTCCATACGAAAGCGCGGATCGAGCATATCGACCCGACGCCGATGCGCCGTGCGCTGGGCGAGGGCAAAGTGGTGGTCGTCGCCGGTTTCCAGGGCGTCAACGAGCTGGGGCGTGTCACGACCCTCGGGCGCGGCGGCAGCGACCTCTCCGCCGTGGCGATCGCCGGGGCGCTCGAAGCGGACCTCTGCGAGATCTACACCGACGTCGACGGGATCTACACGACGGACCCCCGCATCGAACCGAAGGCGAAGAAGCTGGAACAGATCTCCTATGACGAGATGCTCGAGCTTGCGTCGCTCGGGGCGAAAGTCCTGCAGAACCGTTCGGTCGAACTGGCCAAAAAACTTAACGTCAACCTCGTCACCCGTTCGAGCTTTTCGGATGCCGAAGGGACATTGATCACAAAGGAAGAGAACATTATGGAAAAACCACTGGTAAGCGGTGTGGCGCTCGACCGTAATCAGGCGCGTATCTCACTCGGAGGCGTCGTCGACCGTCCCGGTATCGCTTCCGATATTTTCGGCAAGCTGGCGGCGAGCAACGTCAACATCGACATGATCATCCAGACCCTGGGGCATGACGACTCGACGAACCTGGACTTCACGGTCCCGATGAACGAACTGGGCGACGCGAAAAAGGTTGTCGAGACCTTTATCGAAAAGGGCGAGATCAAAGAGGCCAGCTACGACGAGAAGATCTGCAAGGTCTCCATCGTCGGTGTCGGTATGAAGTCGCATACGGGCGTCGCGGCGAAAGCATTCGCGTCCATGGCGGCGGAGAATATCAACATCATGATGATCTCCACCTCCGAGATCAAGGTCTCCATGGTCATCGACGAAAAGTACGCCGAACTGGCGGTACGTGCGCTGCACAACGTCTACGAACTGGAGAAGTAA
- a CDS encoding RNA pyrophosphohydrolase, with amino-acid sequence MESVKPYRPNVAAIIVPPEYPEVKQIFIAERSDISGIWQFPQGGIDRGESPEEALLREIEEEIGTKKVEVVAEYPDWLAYDFPEHVAERMRPYCGQTQRYFLVRLKHKAKINLETKHPEFIDYKFIEIDALYDYVAHFKKPIYEKVIGYFKAKGYL; translated from the coding sequence ATGGAATCCGTCAAACCCTACCGTCCGAACGTCGCGGCGATCATCGTTCCGCCGGAGTACCCGGAGGTCAAGCAGATCTTTATCGCCGAACGCAGCGATATCAGCGGCATCTGGCAGTTCCCGCAGGGGGGTATTGACCGGGGGGAGTCTCCCGAAGAGGCGCTGCTCCGCGAGATCGAAGAGGAGATCGGTACGAAAAAGGTGGAAGTCGTCGCCGAGTATCCCGATTGGCTGGCCTACGATTTTCCGGAGCACGTCGCGGAGCGCATGCGCCCCTACTGCGGGCAGACACAGCGCTATTTTCTCGTACGCCTCAAGCACAAGGCGAAGATCAACCTGGAGACGAAACATCCGGAGTTTATCGATTACAAGTTCATCGAGATCGATGCACTGTATGACTACGTTGCACACTTCAAGAAACCGATCTATGAGAAGGTGATCGGCTATTTTAAAGCAAAGGGGTATCTGTAA
- the tatB gene encoding Sec-independent protein translocase protein TatB, whose product MFGMGFSEILIIAIIAILFLGPDKLPQTMVDIARFFRSAKRTLASAKASIEEELHVDDIKREVNSYKDNLLEEKEKLSQASAFTELTDEFDAVIDMAGDTTTVESPAPKKPKAEAAPDAKKPEVVTFSKKKKSSESSDEDNENA is encoded by the coding sequence ATGTTCGGAATGGGATTTTCGGAGATCCTCATCATCGCCATTATCGCTATCTTGTTTCTGGGACCGGACAAACTGCCCCAGACCATGGTCGATATCGCCCGTTTCTTCCGCAGCGCCAAGCGTACGCTGGCCTCGGCCAAGGCCTCTATCGAGGAGGAGCTGCATGTCGACGACATCAAGCGCGAAGTGAACAGCTACAAGGACAACCTGCTCGAAGAGAAAGAGAAACTGAGCCAGGCGAGCGCCTTTACCGAACTGACCGATGAATTCGATGCCGTCATCGACATGGCCGGCGATACGACGACGGTAGAATCCCCCGCTCCAAAGAAACCTAAAGCCGAAGCCGCCCCGGATGCCAAGAAACCGGAAGTCGTCACCTTCAGCAAAAAGAAAAAAAGTTCAGAGAGTTCCGATGAGGACAATGAGAATGCGTAA
- a CDS encoding HobA family DNA replication regulator, with product MQSFMKWMLETIRSEGASFNWVEENRFEWTASTMLAVSQIVTGKTIVLVTDRKRKWFQHYISSTINQLSNDRPMVPLISLDRIYPEFDEMTSGDAMDMLADMLDLSFAGNYFFWYVGKGSDPRSEIAKRADNSCLWLLDEEFGHAMKLRSFDPYLDIKLLQLYRLFDLSLNAVLFGEVDADE from the coding sequence ATGCAGTCGTTCATGAAATGGATGCTCGAGACCATACGCTCCGAGGGGGCGTCGTTCAACTGGGTCGAAGAGAACCGTTTCGAATGGACGGCTTCCACCATGCTCGCCGTGTCGCAGATCGTCACGGGCAAGACGATCGTCCTGGTGACCGACCGCAAGCGAAAATGGTTCCAGCACTACATCTCCTCGACGATCAACCAGCTCTCCAACGACCGGCCGATGGTACCGCTGATCAGCCTGGACCGGATCTACCCGGAGTTTGACGAGATGACGAGCGGCGACGCGATGGATATGCTCGCGGATATGCTCGACCTCTCCTTTGCGGGCAACTACTTCTTCTGGTACGTCGGCAAGGGGAGCGATCCCCGCTCCGAGATCGCCAAGCGGGCGGACAACAGCTGCCTCTGGCTCCTCGACGAAGAGTTCGGCCACGCGATGAAGCTGCGCTCTTTCGACCCCTACCTCGATATCAAGCTCCTGCAGCTCTACCGCCTGTTCGACCTCTCGCTCAACGCGGTCCTTTTCGGGGAGGTCGACGCGGATGAGTAG
- a CDS encoding HU family DNA-binding protein, with translation MNKAQFVELVQKHGDYKTKAEAEAAIKAFADAVTEALVAKEDVTLVGFGSFTSALQKGKSGTVPGTDKSYTTADKMVPKFKAGKGLKDRVAEGK, from the coding sequence ATGAACAAAGCACAGTTTGTCGAACTGGTTCAGAAGCACGGTGACTACAAAACTAAAGCAGAGGCAGAAGCTGCCATTAAAGCATTCGCGGATGCGGTAACGGAAGCACTCGTCGCAAAAGAGGATGTCACACTTGTTGGTTTCGGTAGCTTCACATCTGCCCTTCAAAAGGGAAAAAGCGGTACGGTTCCGGGTACGGACAAAAGCTACACAACAGCGGACAAAATGGTTCCGAAGTTCAAAGCAGGAAAAGGTCTCAAAGACCGCGTTGCCGAAGGCAAATAA
- a CDS encoding inorganic phosphate transporter, producing the protein MDIRTVKKMEKKAVKSSKNDFTKLGLALFFMVGVLFYSSVTHSGVTNSLFLAIAALFGAYMALNIGANDVANNVGPAVGSRALTMGGAIIIAAIFEASGALIAGGDVVGTIKKGIIDPAAFVDASQFIWAMTAALLAGGLWLNLATTMGAPVSTTHSIVGGVMGAGIAASGFGAVAWGTMGTIAASWVISPLLGGVIAALFLFTIKKTMIYKEDKLSAMKKMVPLYVAVMGWAFVTYLMLKGVKHIIKIDFPTALGIGFAAAVAIYFMVKPMVATAAVSLRNHRDDVNKLFTIPLIFAAALLSFAHGANDVANAVGPLAGIADAVQHSVISTKASIPMWVMLVGAIGIALGLALYGPKLIRTVGSEITELDQVRAYSIAMAAAITVIVASQLGLPVSSTHIAIGGVFGVGFLREFLYHTKEEELIRVERRQLAEDEKLLNALNAEKETLEAKEGKSQEDYERIVQLYQMIEEEEEKIRIDKKQLKRAEKIKYVKRDAIKKIIAAWVITVPAAAVLSAAIFYTIRGMML; encoded by the coding sequence ATGGATATTAGAACCGTCAAAAAAATGGAGAAGAAGGCTGTCAAAAGCTCGAAAAACGATTTTACGAAACTGGGGCTGGCCCTCTTTTTCATGGTCGGTGTACTCTTTTACAGCTCGGTAACACACTCGGGCGTTACCAACAGTCTCTTTCTGGCGATTGCCGCGCTCTTCGGTGCCTACATGGCGCTGAACATCGGGGCGAACGATGTCGCCAACAATGTGGGGCCGGCCGTAGGTTCCCGGGCACTGACGATGGGCGGCGCGATCATTATCGCCGCCATATTTGAAGCCAGCGGGGCCCTTATCGCCGGCGGCGACGTCGTCGGGACGATCAAAAAGGGGATTATCGATCCTGCAGCCTTCGTCGATGCTTCCCAATTTATCTGGGCCATGACCGCGGCGTTGCTGGCCGGCGGACTCTGGCTGAACCTGGCGACGACGATGGGCGCGCCGGTCTCAACGACGCACTCCATCGTCGGCGGCGTCATGGGGGCGGGGATCGCCGCTTCCGGTTTCGGTGCCGTCGCCTGGGGCACAATGGGGACCATTGCCGCCAGCTGGGTCATCTCCCCGCTGCTCGGCGGGGTGATCGCCGCGCTCTTCCTCTTCACCATCAAGAAGACGATGATCTACAAAGAGGACAAACTGAGCGCCATGAAGAAGATGGTCCCGCTCTATGTTGCTGTCATGGGGTGGGCCTTCGTCACCTACCTGATGCTCAAAGGGGTCAAGCATATCATCAAAATCGATTTTCCGACGGCATTGGGGATCGGGTTCGCCGCAGCCGTGGCGATCTACTTTATGGTCAAGCCGATGGTCGCCACGGCAGCCGTGTCGCTGCGCAACCATCGTGACGACGTCAACAAGCTCTTCACGATTCCCCTGATCTTCGCCGCGGCGCTGCTCAGCTTCGCCCATGGTGCGAACGACGTCGCCAACGCCGTCGGTCCGCTGGCGGGGATCGCCGATGCCGTGCAGCATAGCGTCATCAGCACCAAAGCGAGCATCCCGATGTGGGTCATGCTTGTCGGCGCCATCGGGATCGCGCTGGGGCTGGCGCTCTACGGTCCGAAGCTGATCCGCACCGTCGGCAGCGAGATCACCGAGCTCGACCAGGTCCGCGCCTACAGCATCGCGATGGCGGCGGCCATTACGGTCATCGTCGCATCACAGCTCGGCCTGCCGGTCAGCTCCACGCACATCGCCATCGGCGGCGTCTTCGGCGTCGGTTTCCTGCGCGAATTCCTCTACCATACGAAAGAGGAGGAGCTGATCCGCGTCGAGCGCCGCCAGCTGGCCGAGGATGAGAAGCTCCTGAACGCCCTGAACGCCGAGAAGGAGACCCTGGAGGCGAAAGAGGGCAAAAGCCAGGAGGATTACGAGCGTATCGTCCAGCTGTACCAGATGATCGAGGAAGAAGAGGAGAAGATCCGCATCGACAAGAAGCAGCTCAAGCGCGCCGAGAAGATCAAATACGTCAAGCGCGATGCGATCAAGAAGATTATCGCGGCCTGGGTGATCACGGTTCCCGCCGCCGCCGTGCTTTCCGCCGCGATCTTCTACACGATCCGCGGCATGATGCTCTAA
- the msrB gene encoding peptide-methionine (R)-S-oxide reductase MsrB, translating into MEKVTKTEQEWRAQLSPEAYHVCREHGTEAPFSGKFYQHKGDGVYRCVCCDAPLFTSDTKFDSGTGWPSYFEPYSDEALVEIKDTSFGMTRVEVRCARCDAHLGHVFPDGPEPTGLRYCINSVCLTFDEG; encoded by the coding sequence ATGGAAAAAGTGACCAAAACGGAACAGGAGTGGCGTGCGCAGCTCTCGCCGGAAGCCTACCACGTCTGCCGCGAGCACGGTACGGAAGCCCCCTTCAGCGGAAAATTCTACCAGCACAAAGGCGACGGGGTCTACCGCTGCGTCTGCTGCGACGCGCCGCTCTTTACATCGGATACGAAGTTCGATTCGGGGACGGGGTGGCCGAGCTATTTCGAGCCCTACAGCGACGAGGCGCTAGTCGAGATCAAAGATACGAGTTTCGGAATGACGAGGGTGGAAGTAAGGTGCGCGCGCTGTGACGCGCACCTGGGGCATGTCTTCCCCGACGGTCCGGAACCAACGGGGCTGCGCTACTGCATCAACTCCGTCTGCCTGACCTTCGATGAGGGGTAA